One region of Eupeodes corollae chromosome 1, idEupCoro1.1, whole genome shotgun sequence genomic DNA includes:
- the LOC129941576 gene encoding uncharacterized protein LOC129941576 yields the protein MQKHEKRRDLRLKRFWRSPKTTSSEDSNGYESPTRVKTSIDPQRFNHHCNHLLQQNKPTCSLPLLQVWPSQDSPRGEADGQSFIFPVINETSTTTTAAVTTTAAGGSGSNRTTPPSNRRNSLYCDTLHAADSGIDSVQASPSPNALPCPPGASTTGSASPSPVTTPTLGSPNLSIGHVRRKSSALLHPDHARLFALRMNQHHAAQTSPDATSLEDVAEFQNVTVSTAIHMCTASSSTTSSLTSVAAVSVGGTPSAASQRVSDPWLQPQSDREHDRRRSSTMTARYSLFDALDLEYALLRAAARGSVGPYSLSESIHKLTFTQSLAFPALARGLATKRRRSATQSSSRPLNPNESGLNTFAKVITAIVLVVVSFLVFLIVYKFVRT from the exons atgcAG AAACACGAAAAAAGGCGCGACCTGCGTCTGAAGAGATTTTGGCGTTCGCCAAAAACCACGTCATCGGAAGACTCGAACGGATATGAGAGTCCAACTAGAGTGAAAACGTCAATTGATCCACAACGTTTTAATCATCATTGTAATCATTTGctacaacaaaataaaccaaCATGTTCGTTGCCATTGTTGCAGGTGTGGCCAAGTCAG gactCACCTCGTGGAGAAGCCGACGGACAAAGCTTCATATTTCCGGTCATCAACGAAACATCAACCACAACAACGGCAGCTGTAACAACGACAGCAGCAGGTGGCAGCGGCAGCAATCGGACAACGCCACCCTCAAACCGACGCAATTCTCTGTACTGTGATACGCTCCATGCAGCTGATTCGGGAATCGATTCGGTGCAGGCCTCCCCCTCACCAAATGCACTGCCCTGTCCACCCGGAGCCTCAACCACCGGCTCTGCCTCACCATCACCGGTGACAACACCTACCCTAGGATCGCCGAATCTCTCGATTGGGCATGTCCGTCGAAAATCCAGTGCGCTACTACATCCTGATCATGCCAGATTGTTTGCCCTGCGTATGAACCAGCATCATGCTGCACAAACGTCCCCTGATGCCACGTCCCTTGAAGACGTTGCAGAATTCCAAAATGTCACTGTGTCGACAGCAATACACATGTGTACGGCCAGCTCCAGTACGACATCGTCCCTAACCTCTGTGGCGGCGGTGAGTGTCGGTGGGACTCCGTCGGCAGCATCGCAACGCGTCTCCGACCCCTGGCTGCAACCACAATCGGATCGTGAACACGATCGACGGCGATCGTCAACCATGACCGCCCGGTACTCCCTATTCGATGCCTTGGATCTTGAATATGCCTTGTTGAGGGCGGCAGCCCGTGGTTCCGTCGGACCGTATTCGCTAAGTGAATCAATACACAAACTAACATTCACCCAATCGCTTGCGTTTCCAGCTTTAGCACGTGGTCTCGCGACGAAACGGCGTCGTTCAGCGACACAGAGCTCGTCGCGTCCCCTAAATCCAAACGAATCGGGCCTAAATACCTTTGCGAAAGTCATAACGGCCATTGTCCTGGTTGTGGTTAGCTTTTTGGTGTTTCTTATTGTGTATAAATTTGTACGGACGTGA